From the Sanguibacter sp. HDW7 genome, the window GCGCCGGTCGCTGAACGCGAGCCGGGTCGTCGGCACGTCGAGCTCGACGTCGACGCTCGTCCCCGCGGGCACGTGCACGCGCCGGAACGCGAGGAGCTGCGCCGTCGGACGGTTGACCGTCGCGAGCACGTCGTGCCCGTAGAGCTGCACGACGTCGTCGGCGTCGCGCTCCCCCGTGTTCGTCACGCGCACGCGCGCACGCACGACGCCCGACGTCGGTACGTCGGCCGCCTCGAGCGCGAGCGTCCGCGTGAACGTCGTGTAGGAGAGCCCGTGCCCGAAGGGCCGGGCGGGCGTCGGGTCGGCGCTCGTCACCTCGTTGGGCCCGCCGAGCAGCGGCTGCAGGTACGTGTACGGCTGAGCGCCGGCCGAGCGCGGCAGCGAGACGGGCAGTCGGCCAGACGGGACCGCGCGTCCGGCGAGGACGCCCGCGACGGCGCCGGCGCCCTCCTCGCCGGGGAAGAACGTCTGGACGACGGCCGCGACCGCACCGTCCACGTCGAGGAACGGTCCGACGGCGTAGGGCCGTCCGGTGACGAGCACGAGGACGGTCGGGGTACCGGTCGCGCAGACGGCCTCGACGAGCGCCCGCTGGACGCCGGGCAGCTCGAGGTCGTCGGCGTCGTTGCCCTCGCCGACGGTGCCGCGGCCGAAGAGCCCGGCCTGGTCGCCGACGACGACGATCGCGACGTCAGCGGCAGCGGCCACGGCCGCCGCGGCGGCGATGCCCGACGTCTCCGCGCCCTCGACCTCGCAGCCCCGGACGTACATGACGTCGGCGTCCGCGAGCGCGGGCTCGGCCCGCAGCGCCTCGAGGACCGTCGCCATCTCGATGCCGAGCGGCGTCCCCGGGTGGTGCGCGAGCACGTGGTTGGCGAAGGAGTAGCAGCCCATGAGCGCCTCGACGCGGTCCGCGTTCGGCCCGACGACGGCGACGCGCGCAGGCGCGACCCTCCCGGGGCCGCCGAGCGGGAGCGTCCCGTCGTTGCTCACGAGGACGACGGACTCCTCGGCGAGCCGGCGCGCGACGTCGCGGTGGCTCGCCGGGTCGAGGTCGATCGACGTGGGCGGCTCGTCGTCGAACGTCGCGTCGAGCAGGCCGAGCTCCTCCTTCTGCGCGAGCGCGCGCAGGACGGCGCGGTCGACCCAGGCCTCGTCGACGAGGCCCGCGCGGACGCGCTCGGCGAGCGGGGCGAGGTACGCGTCGCCCGTGGGCAGCTCGATGTCGATACCGGCCTCGAGCGCGAGCTGTGCAGCCTCGCCGCGGTCGGCCGCGACGGCGTGCATGACCTCGAGGAACGCGACGGAGAAGTAGTCGGCGACGACGGTCCCGTCGAAGCCCCACCGCTCGCGCAGCAGGTCGGTGAGGAACGTCGGGTCCGCTGCGACGGGCACGCCGTCGACGGCGGCGTAGGAGTTCATGACGGACCGCACCCCGCCGTCGAGCACCGCGCGCTCGAAGGGCGGCAGGAGGACGTCGGCCACGTACCGCGGGCCTGCCTGGACGGGCGCGTGGTTGCGCGCGGCCTTCGACGCGGAGTAGCCGACGAAGTGCTTGAGCGTCGCGTGGACGCCCGCGCCCTGCAAGCCGCGCACGTAGGCGAGCCCGACCTCGCCGACGAGGTGCGGGTCCTCGCCGACGCACTCCTCGACGCGCCCCCACCGGGGGTCCTGCACGACGTCGAGCACGGGCGCGAGCCCCTGGTGGATGCCGAGCGTGCGCATCGACGCGCCGATGAGCGCGGCCATCTCCTCGACGAGCTCGGTGTCGAACGCCGCCCCCCAGGACGGCGGCGCCGGGAAGCACGTCGCCTGCCACGCGGCGAGCCCGGTGAGGCACTCCTCGTGGACGAGCGCCGGGATGCCGAGGCGGGTCTCGTTGCGCAGGCGCCGCTGCTCGCCCCACAGCCAGGCGGCACGCTCGGCGGGGTCGACGGGGCGCGTCCCGTAGGCGCGCGTCACGTGGCCGAGGCCGTGGCGGGTCACGTCCTCCCAGGCTCCCGACGTCGCCATCTCGCCCTGCATCGGTGCGACGACCTCGCCCCCCTGGTCGACCCAGTACCCGACGATCTGCGCGAGCTTCTCGTCGAGCGTCATCGTCCGGACGAGGTCGCGCACCCGGGTCGAGGCCCACGGGACGTCGGCAAGGTGGCTGCGGGCGGAACCGCCGTCGGGGCGGTCCTGGAGGTCGGTCACGTCGTGCTCCTGGTGGTTCATGGTGCTGGTGGTCCTGGTCGTGCGTCGGGGCTCAGCCCTTGACTGCGCCTTGGAGGCCGCTGACGATGCGCTTCTGCATCGCGAGGAAGAAGACGAGCGCGGGGATCATCGCGAGCGTCGTGAACGCGAAGACGCCCGCGGTGTCGGCCGAGTGCTCGGTCGAGAAGTCGGCGACGCCGAGCGGCAGCGTCTTCATGTCGGACTGCAGCAGGAGGAGCGGCAGCAGGTAGGCGTTCCACGACCCGACGAACGCGAGGACGCCGACGGTCACCATGCCGGGCCCGGACAGGGGCAGGAGGATGCGCCAGAAGAAGCCGATGCGCGTCGCGCCGTCGAGCAGCGACGCCTCCTCGAGCTCGCGCGGGATCGCCATGAGGAACGGCCGGAGGATGACGATCGTCATGGGCAGCGCGAACGCGGCCTGCGGCAGGGCGACGCCCCACCACGAGTTCCCGAGCCCGAGGTCGCGCGTGATGATGATGAAGAGCGGGATGATCGCGACGGCCGCGGGGAAGAGCAGGCCGGCGACGAAGACGAGGTAGACGGCTTCTCGCCCCGGGAAGCGGTAGCGGGCGAGGGGATAGGCGGCCATCATCCCCGCGACGACGACGACGAGGGTCGTGACGACGGCGATGACGGAGCTGTTGAGCGCGTAGCGCCAGAACGCCGGGTCCGTGAGGACGCCCGTGTAGTTCGTCCACACCCAGGGGTCGGGGAGGCCGGCGGGGTCGTTCGCGAGCTGGGCGTTGGAGCGGAACCCGCCGAGGACGCCGACGAGCACCGGGGTGAGGGTGACGGCGGCGACGACGAGGCAGATGCCGTAGACGAGGGGGCCGCCCTCGCCGAACGCGGAGCGCCGCCGGTTCCTGCGGCCCGGGCGCCCCGCGGGGGCGGTGGGCCGGTCGAGGGTCGTCGTGGTCATCGGGTCCTCCTGCGGGGACGGGCGACGGCCGTCTCGGCTGTGTCGCGGGCGAGGACGAGGCGCTGGTAGAGGAGCGCCACGACGAGGGCGATGACGAAGAGCACGACGGACGCGGCCGAGGCGATGCCGTAGTTGGAGCGCTTGGTCCCCTCGTTGATGAGGAACGTCGCCATGGTCATCGTCGCGTTGGCGGGGCCGCCCCGCGTGAGGATCCACACCATGTCGAACAGCTGGAGGGAGCCGACCATCGAGAGGAAGATCCACATGCGGATCGTCGGGCCGAGGAGCGGGACGGTGATGCGGCGCTGGGTCTGCCACCAGGTCGCGCCGTCGAGCTGCGCGGCCTCGTAGAGCTCGTCGGGGACGCTCTGGAGCCCGGCGAGCAGGAGGATGACGGCAAGACCGAGGTACTTCCACGTGAGCACGACGAGGACGGTCATGAGGGCGTACTCGGGCGTGCCGAGGAACCCCTGCGCGGGTGGCGTGATGCCGATCGCGGTGAGCAGGGAGTCGACGATTCCGTACTTGGGCTGGAGGAGCTGGGCCCACACGACGCCCGCGATGACCTCGGCGAGGACGTAGGGGACGAAGACGATCGTCCGCATGAGCCCCTGGAACCGCATGCGCCGGTTGAGCAGGAGCGCGACGGCGAGCCCGAGCGGCAGCTGGACCGCCACCGAGAGGACCACGATGACGAGGTTGTGGACGACGGCGTCCTGGAAGACCTCGTTGCGCAGGACCTTCGTGTAGTTCTCGAGCCCGACGAAGTCGACGAGGGGCCCGTAGCCCTTCCACCTGTAGAGCGAGAACTGCACGGCCTTGACGATGGGCCACACGACGAACGCCGCGAAGATCGCGAGCGCGGGGGTCACGAAGACGGCGATCTCGAGCCACATGCGTCGGTCGGTGCGCCGTCCGCCACGCTCGTTCGCGGCCGGGCGGGCCGGCCGTGCCGTGGCACGGCCGGCTCCGCCGGCTGCAGTGAGCGTGGCGGACGACGTGCTTTCCCCCGTGGGGGAGGTCACGTCGTCCGCCACGTGGGTCACTTCTCCTCGTCCGCTGCTGCCTGGGTCGCGTCGACGATGTCCTGGGGCGTCGCCTTGCCGGCGAACATCAGGGCGATCGCGTCGTTCATGGCGCCGCCGACGGAGGATCCGAACGCGGTGTCGAAGTACAGCTGGACGTACGGGGCCTCGTCGCGGACCTTGAGGAGCGTCGCGAGGGCGGGGTCCTTGACGGAGCCGCTCGCGGCGGGGTTCGTCGGCAGGCCCATGTCGTTCTCGGCGAAGCCCTTCTGGACGTCGTCGGACAGGAGGTACTCGGCGAACTTCACCGCGATGTCGGGGGCGTCGGCGGAGACGCCCCAGGCGTCGCCGCCACCGAGCGCGGCCGCGGGGTCGCCCTCGCCGCCGGTGACGGACGGGAAGGGGAACCAGCCGGTGTTCTCGCCGAGGCCCTTCTTGTCCTCTGTGAGGCCCTGCATGACGCCGGGCTCCCAGTGGCCCTGGAGCTGCATGGCGACCTTGCCGGTCGCGAGGAGGCCGGAGGCGCTCGTCGCGCCGCTCTGCGCCTTCGTCGCGAGGAACCCGGAGTTGAAGGGCTCGGCTGCGATGAGCTGCTGGAGGCTCTCGCCCGCGCGGACGAAGCACGGGTCGGAGAAGTCGAGGCTCGTGACGGCGGAGGAGAGCACCGACTGGGAGCACTGGCGCAGCGCGAAGTAGTACCAGTAGTGGGCTGCGGGCCACTTGTCGCCCGCGCCGACGGAGATGGGCTCGATGCCCTTGCCCTTGAGCGTGCCGGTCGTGGCGATGAGCTCGTCGAGGGTGGCCGGGGCCTCGACGCCCGCCTCGGCGAACTTCGCGGTGTTGTACCAGAACCCGACGACGCCGACGGAGAACGGCAGGGCGTAGGTCTTGCCGTCGACCTGCCAGCCGGCGGTGCTGCCGCCGAGCTTGGTGATCGTGTCGGGGACGAGGGCGGTGAGGTCCTTGGTGAGGCCGGCCTCGACGTGGTCGGCGAGCTCGCCGCCGCCGCGCTCCATGTAGATGTCGGGGGCGTCGCCGGACTGGAAGGCGGCGTCGAGCTTGGTGAGCATGTCCTCGTGCTGGAAGGCGCTCACCTCGATGGTGAGGCCGGGGTTCGCCTTCTCGAAGTCGTCGGCGACCTTCTCGTAGTAGCTCTTGCCGGGGTCGTTGTTGGAGTTGTGCCACCAGGTGATGGTGACCTTCTCCCCGGGCGCGGTCGTTGCGCCGGGGGTCGTCGTGGGGTCTCCTCCGGTGCCGCCCGAGCAGGCGGCGAGCGTGAGGACCCCGAGGGTGGCCGCGACTGCGCGCAGGCCGGTCCACTTCGTCATGGTGCGGTGCTCCTTGTCATCGTCGACATGGGTCGTTCGGGGTGGTGCGTGGCACGACGATGTCATCCGCGTCGCAGGCGTGTCAATCGTTATCGATAACGATTTCGACGCGGTAGGCTTCTCCACATGACCAGGGTCACGATCAAGGACGTCGCAGAAGCCGCCGGAGTCTCCGTCGCCACGGTCTCCAAGGTGCTCAACGAGCGCTACGGCGTGAGCGCCGCGACACAGACCCGGGTGCGCGCCGTCGTCGAGAGCCTCGGCTACTCCCAGAGCCTCGTCGCGTCGAGCCTCCGCTCGCACCGCACGAACGTCATCGGGATCCTCGTCGCCGAGTTCGAGCCCTTCTCGACCGAGATCCTCAAGGGGGCCGCGAGCGTCCTGGCCGACTCGGGCTACGAGGTCCTCGCGTACACGAGCGGCCGCCGCGACGCGGGCGAGGGCTGGGAGCAGCGCTCGCTCGCCCGGCTGTCCGGGACGCTCATCGACGGCGCGATCATCGTCACCCCGACGGTGGTCCGGGCCGACGCGTCCGTGCCGATCGTCGCGATCGACCCTCACACCGGCCCGCTCGACCTGCCGACAGTCGACTCGGACAGCCGCGCCGGCGCGGCGCTCGCGACCGAGCACCTCCTCGCGCTCGGGCACCGACGCATCGCGATGCTCACCGGTCGCGCCGACCTCGAGTCGTCGCGACAGCGCGAGGCTGGCTACCGCGAGGCCCTCGGCCGCGCTGGGGTCGAGGTCGACGAGAGCC encodes:
- a CDS encoding carbohydrate ABC transporter permease — protein: MTTTTLDRPTAPAGRPGRRNRRRSAFGEGGPLVYGICLVVAAVTLTPVLVGVLGGFRSNAQLANDPAGLPDPWVWTNYTGVLTDPAFWRYALNSSVIAVVTTLVVVVAGMMAAYPLARYRFPGREAVYLVFVAGLLFPAAVAIIPLFIIITRDLGLGNSWWGVALPQAAFALPMTIVILRPFLMAIPRELEEASLLDGATRIGFFWRILLPLSGPGMVTVGVLAFVGSWNAYLLPLLLLQSDMKTLPLGVADFSTEHSADTAGVFAFTTLAMIPALVFFLAMQKRIVSGLQGAVKG
- a CDS encoding glycoside hydrolase family 3 N-terminal domain-containing protein; its protein translation is MTLDEKLAQIVGYWVDQGGEVVAPMQGEMATSGAWEDVTRHGLGHVTRAYGTRPVDPAERAAWLWGEQRRLRNETRLGIPALVHEECLTGLAAWQATCFPAPPSWGAAFDTELVEEMAALIGASMRTLGIHQGLAPVLDVVQDPRWGRVEECVGEDPHLVGEVGLAYVRGLQGAGVHATLKHFVGYSASKAARNHAPVQAGPRYVADVLLPPFERAVLDGGVRSVMNSYAAVDGVPVAADPTFLTDLLRERWGFDGTVVADYFSVAFLEVMHAVAADRGEAAQLALEAGIDIELPTGDAYLAPLAERVRAGLVDEAWVDRAVLRALAQKEELGLLDATFDDEPPTSIDLDPASHRDVARRLAEESVVLVSNDGTLPLGGPGRVAPARVAVVGPNADRVEALMGCYSFANHVLAHHPGTPLGIEMATVLEALRAEPALADADVMYVRGCEVEGAETSGIAAAAAVAAAADVAIVVVGDQAGLFGRGTVGEGNDADDLELPGVQRALVEAVCATGTPTVLVLVTGRPYAVGPFLDVDGAVAAVVQTFFPGEEGAGAVAGVLAGRAVPSGRLPVSLPRSAGAQPYTYLQPLLGGPNEVTSADPTPARPFGHGLSYTTFTRTLALEAADVPTSGVVRARVRVTNTGERDADDVVQLYGHDVLATVNRPTAQLLAFRRVHVPAGTSVDVELDVPTTRLAFSDRRLRRVVEPGRVDLWVGDCATREAEATLTLTGDVHEVRLADPR
- a CDS encoding extracellular solute-binding protein, whose translation is MTKWTGLRAVAATLGVLTLAACSGGTGGDPTTTPGATTAPGEKVTITWWHNSNNDPGKSYYEKVADDFEKANPGLTIEVSAFQHEDMLTKLDAAFQSGDAPDIYMERGGGELADHVEAGLTKDLTALVPDTITKLGGSTAGWQVDGKTYALPFSVGVVGFWYNTAKFAEAGVEAPATLDELIATTGTLKGKGIEPISVGAGDKWPAAHYWYYFALRQCSQSVLSSAVTSLDFSDPCFVRAGESLQQLIAAEPFNSGFLATKAQSGATSASGLLATGKVAMQLQGHWEPGVMQGLTEDKKGLGENTGWFPFPSVTGGEGDPAAALGGGDAWGVSADAPDIAVKFAEYLLSDDVQKGFAENDMGLPTNPAASGSVKDPALATLLKVRDEAPYVQLYFDTAFGSSVGGAMNDAIALMFAGKATPQDIVDATQAAADEEK
- a CDS encoding LacI family DNA-binding transcriptional regulator — protein: MTRVTIKDVAEAAGVSVATVSKVLNERYGVSAATQTRVRAVVESLGYSQSLVASSLRSHRTNVIGILVAEFEPFSTEILKGAASVLADSGYEVLAYTSGRRDAGEGWEQRSLARLSGTLIDGAIIVTPTVVRADASVPIVAIDPHTGPLDLPTVDSDSRAGAALATEHLLALGHRRIAMLTGRADLESSRQREAGYREALGRAGVEVDESLVRVGGYRRESSLAPAHELLTLPERPTAIFAANDLSALGALDVATELGLRVPDDLSIVGFDDVPEASTATPPLTTVRQPIQQMGAAAVALLLRLIEDEDADEDPGTKHVRLDTTLVRRGSTAPPHRP
- a CDS encoding carbohydrate ABC transporter permease; amino-acid sequence: MADDVTSPTGESTSSATLTAAGGAGRATARPARPAANERGGRRTDRRMWLEIAVFVTPALAIFAAFVVWPIVKAVQFSLYRWKGYGPLVDFVGLENYTKVLRNEVFQDAVVHNLVIVVLSVAVQLPLGLAVALLLNRRMRFQGLMRTIVFVPYVLAEVIAGVVWAQLLQPKYGIVDSLLTAIGITPPAQGFLGTPEYALMTVLVVLTWKYLGLAVILLLAGLQSVPDELYEAAQLDGATWWQTQRRITVPLLGPTIRMWIFLSMVGSLQLFDMVWILTRGGPANATMTMATFLINEGTKRSNYGIASAASVVLFVIALVVALLYQRLVLARDTAETAVARPRRRTR